In Cycloclasticus sp., a single genomic region encodes these proteins:
- a CDS encoding chemotaxis protein CheW, producing the protein MSTSPANEDIVTSGSSHQDQYLTFLLGDEEYGVDILRVQEIRGWDSVTTIPNAPPFIKGVINLRGTIVSILDLRERFGIQSVEYNDLTVVVVLRVKSEDGEKERIMGVVVDAVSEVYHITKNELKDAPDLGYAVNMSYMKGMATIDDKMVIVLDIDHLMSLKDIDDAEESGKEAAEG; encoded by the coding sequence ATGAGTACAAGCCCAGCTAATGAAGACATCGTCACGAGTGGCAGCAGTCATCAGGATCAGTATTTAACCTTTTTATTAGGTGATGAAGAGTACGGCGTAGATATCTTAAGGGTACAAGAAATAAGAGGTTGGGACTCCGTGACAACCATTCCAAATGCGCCGCCTTTTATTAAAGGGGTGATCAATTTACGTGGAACAATTGTCTCTATTTTAGATTTGCGCGAGCGGTTTGGTATACAAAGCGTTGAATATAACGACTTAACGGTGGTCGTTGTATTGCGAGTAAAAAGTGAGGATGGCGAGAAAGAGCGCATTATGGGCGTTGTTGTAGACGCCGTATCAGAGGTTTATCACATTACTAAAAACGAATTAAAAGATGCGCCGGATTTAGGCTATGCCGTCAACATGAGTTACATGAAAGGCATGGCAACCATAGACGACAAAATGGTGATTGTGCTGGATATTGATCACCTGATGAGCCTGAAAGATATAGACGATGCTGAAGAGTCTGGAAAAGAAGCGGCTGAGGGCTAG
- a CDS encoding ParA family protein has translation MRTFAVLNQKGGVGKTTTAINLAHAMALRGHKVTAIDMDPQNHLTAGFGEETHPQSGIDEVLLGESSFADMKLEARENLMLMPAGTRLSEVEQSVRGVTGGHLLANEVKKLRQDFVFIDCPPSSGILSMNAILAAKEIIIPVSSDYLALHGMSRLMGILKHVEGRLNHKMKVWVILTRFHSRRRLANEVREKLTSYFKDAVLVTPIREAVALAESPSYGQTIFEYQKRSNGAIDYDNLAEDLLNGRTL, from the coding sequence ATGCGAACGTTTGCGGTTTTAAATCAAAAAGGTGGGGTTGGTAAAACGACAACCGCGATTAACTTAGCGCATGCAATGGCGCTACGTGGTCATAAAGTAACGGCGATTGATATGGACCCGCAAAATCACCTGACCGCAGGTTTTGGTGAAGAAACGCACCCACAGTCAGGCATTGATGAGGTGTTGTTGGGAGAGTCCAGTTTCGCAGATATGAAACTAGAGGCTCGTGAAAATTTAATGTTAATGCCGGCGGGGACTCGTCTGTCTGAAGTGGAACAAAGTGTTCGTGGTGTGACCGGCGGCCATTTACTGGCTAATGAAGTGAAGAAATTACGTCAGGACTTTGTTTTTATTGATTGTCCTCCCTCGTCGGGCATTTTATCCATGAACGCTATTCTAGCGGCAAAAGAAATCATTATTCCTGTGTCGAGTGACTACCTAGCACTCCATGGAATGTCGCGTCTGATGGGTATCCTCAAGCACGTTGAAGGGCGTTTGAACCACAAAATGAAAGTATGGGTAATCTTGACGCGCTTTCATAGCCGCCGTCGGTTAGCGAACGAAGTTCGCGAGAAATTAACGAGTTACTTCAAAGACGCTGTTCTTGTTACACCTATTAGAGAGGCGGTTGCTTTAGCGGAAAGTCCCAGTTACGGGCAAACAATTTTTGAATACCAAAAGCGCAGTAATGGCGCAATTGATTACGATAACCTAGCAGAAGATCTTTTGAATGGGAGAACATTATGA